From a single Notolabrus celidotus isolate fNotCel1 chromosome 7, fNotCel1.pri, whole genome shotgun sequence genomic region:
- the LOC117815750 gene encoding beta-1,3-galactosyltransferase 2-like, with amino-acid sequence MENWRFKYIFILSLVLGTLSLTYLNFCCKPEILDIPFVDPGPHHVAYPRNYKFIMDDTPTCKTTSPFLIVMVPVAPGNVAARDAIRRTWGNETLVLGQRVETLFILGLPGEADAEQTLEKLKQENQQHQDLIQSNFQDSYHNLTIKTMVMLEWLAARCSKASYVLKIDSDTILHLQNLVKLLLDPKTAKHNYMSGLVWWHSPVLRDKSNKFYVPEDVVPEPEFPPYPLGFAYVMSLDLPQKILEVSPHIKALFIEDAYLGMCLKRLGVSPTDPPESTMFLVDPVHPLSDCSLSKVIVAMTRSIQQMTSYWERSKKPTTKC; translated from the coding sequence ATGGAGAACTGGCGCTTTAAATACATCTTCATCCTCTCCCTGGTGTTGGGGACACTCTCCCTCACCTACCTTAACTTCTGCTGCAAGCCAGAGATCTTGGACATTCCTTTTGTCGACCCTGGACCTCATCATGTGGCCTATCCAAGGAACTATAAATTCATCATGGATGACACGCCAACGTGTAAAACCACAAGTCCTTTCCTGATTGTAATGGTTCCAGTCGCACCAGGTAACGTGGCAGCTCGTGACGCCATCAGGAGGACGTGGGGGAATGAGACCCTGGTTCTTGGTCAGCGGGTGGAGACTCTCTTCATACTGGGTCTGCCTGGCGAGGCGGACGCTGAGCAAACGCTGGAGAAGCTCAAACAGGAGAACCAGCAGCACCAAGACCTGATTCAGAGTAACTTCCAGGACAGCTATCACAATCTGACCATCAAGACCATGGTGATGCTGGAGTGGCTGGCTGCTCGCTGCTCTAAAGCCTCCTATGTTCTCAAAATTGACTCGGATACGATACTCCACCTCCAGAATTTGGTAAAACTGCTACTGGATCCAAAAACAGCCAAACATAACTACATGTCAGGTTTAGTCTGGTGGCACAGCCCAGTCTTAAGAGACAAATCCAACAAGTTCTATGTGCCAGAAGACGTGGTCCCAGAACCCGAGTTCCCCCCTTATCCTCTGGGCTTTGCTTATGTCATGTCCTTGGATCTGCCCCAAAAAATCCTTGAAGTTTCTCCTCACATTAAAGCTCTCTTTATAGAAGATGCTTATCTGGGGATGTGCCTGAAACGTCTGGGTGTTTCCCCAACCGACCCTCCTGAAAGTACAATGTTTCTGGTTGACCCTGTGCATCCCCTGAGCGACTGCAGCCTTTCGAAAGTGATTGTTGCGATGACAAGGAGCATCCAGCAGATGACAAGTTACTGGGAGAGAAGCAAAAAGCCTACGactaaatgctga
- the LOC117815725 gene encoding uncharacterized protein LOC117815725 has protein sequence MRWTCKLCTFFCGNRKRIFEHYESSHRHYGANCPLPCIYTDCAQYFRSKKSLQIHLRDHGIIESGSTGLVGFKLKCSLCDFNEQVGLKQYITHLGKHLRNKESVICPFNQCPFKSSKFSSFSSHKCRCHPHCTLKDFKTELIVQESVTDDLTESEIAVELQSNVGDSDIPVSLEDYSDIETAHHDTAEKIQGRLGSLLLRMQAVLHVSKLATQEIVSEFYEIGVLIGHLNEHTVKNVLGKHCCNTDENSITLVTEALHSLSPLDSISESGCLGSDQKRLCYFKEKFGVIDPIEYVLDLPSKKTFVYVPVLKTLQVLLNRGDIIDKILEEASTGSKPGHYKASFDGSYFKENPLLSGENQCISLALYIDDFEVCNPLGTSRKKHKLCAIYWVIANLPVKYRSSLSSIYLALLCRSVDAKTFGYENIVEPLLRDIKLLENQGIYISRLGTSVRGTVLYVSSDNLGAHSFAGFQESFNVDKFCRFCLASRSDIQSCSVQSGSFLLRTKESHNENLYMLRENEKLKSIDGVKRDCVLNRLSYFHCITGFPPDLLHDLLEGIVPLELCLCLKKFIGKKYFTLHHLNTVIQRFPYKFSDKTNRPQKLSEKVLVSETIGGNGHENWTLLRLLPLLIGDVVPENDDAWCVILELKDIVELLASSTFTEESLCYLEGKISEHRKLLQNAFPGLRLKPKHHFLEHYPHLIRCFGPLVDFWTIRFEAKHSFFKKVVRDVNNFKNILLTLSLRHQLMLAYYLDVPNLFKPTVEVKGASNVSVDILTASVKQVIKKKFGTLSSVSLATTAFIHGTKYTKGMFVSIGSTSGLPDFCKVVHVLLVCNKLFFVVEPFSAWYLEHLRCYEVCKRDPAQLIVAEPEELNHYTPLTAYTVQERFLVSPKAFLVH, from the coding sequence atGAGGTGGACCTGTAAACTTTGTACTTTTTTCTGTGGAAATCGCAAGCGAATCTTTGAACATTACGAAAGTAGCCATAGACATTACGGTGCAAACTGTCCACTACCCTGCATATACACAGACTGTGCACAATATTTTAGATCTAAAAAATCCCTGCAGATCCATTTGCGAGATCATGGGATCATAGAAAGTGGTTCTACTGGACTTGTTGgcttcaaattaaaatgctCATTATGTGACTTTAATGAGCAGGTTGGCCTAAAGCAATATATTACTCATCTTGGTAAACATCTGAGGAATAAGGAATCAGTTATCTGTCCTTTTAATCAGTGTCCTTTCAAATCAAGCAAATTCTCTAGTTTTTCTTCACATAAATGCCGTTGTCACCCACATTGTACTTTAAAAGACTTTAAGACTGAACTTATTGTACAAGAAAGTGTAACTGATGACTTGACAGAAAGTGAAATAGCTGTTGAATTGCAATCAAATGTTGGTGACAGTGATATTCCTGTGTCACTTGAGGATTATTCTGACATTGAAACAGCACACCATGACACAGCTGAAAAAATTCAGGGAAGGCTTGGGTCTTTACTTTTGCGAATGCAAGCAGTCTTGCATGTTTCCAAACTAGCCACTCAGGAAATAGTCAGTGAATTTTATGAAATTGGTGTTTTGATTGGTCACCTAAACGAGcatacagtaaaaaatgtaCTTGGAAAGCACTGCTGTAATACGGATGAAAACTCAATAACTTTAGTAACAGAAGCTTTACACAGCCTCAGTCCACTTGACTCCATTTCAGAAAGTGGGTGTCTGGGGTCAGACCAAAAAAGGTTGTGCTACTTCAAAGAGAAATTTGGTGTCATAGACCCAAttgaatatgttttagatttgccatcaaagaaaacatttgtttatgTCCCAGTCCTAAAAACTCTTCAAGTATTGTTAAATAGGGGTGATATTATTGACAAAATTTTAGAAGAAGCAAGTACAGGATCAAAACCTGGACATTATAAGGCCTCGTTTGACGGATCATATTTCAAAGAGAACCCACTTCTTTCTGGGGAAAATCAATGCATTTCCTTAGCTCTCTATATTGATGATTTTGAGGTCTGTAACCCTTTAGGAACCTCACGGAAAAAGCATAAGCTGTGTGCAATATACTGGGTTATAGCAAATTTACCTGTTAAATACAGATCGTCATTGTCTAGCATATACCTTGCTCTCTTATGCAGAAGTGTTGATGCCAAGACATTTGGATATGAGAACATTGTAGAACCACTTTTAAGAGATATCAAACTGCTTGAAAACCAGGGGATTTACATCAGTAGGTTGGGAACCAGTGTTAGGGGTACAGTGTTATATGTGTCATCTGATAATTTGGGAGCACATTCTTTTGCTGGTTTTCAGGAGTCCTTTAACGTTGATAAGTTCTGTCGTTTTTGTTTGGCCAGTCGTAGTGATATTCAGAGTTGTTCAGTACAGAGTGGGTCATTTTTATTGAGAACCAAAGAGTCACATAATGAAAATCTTTACATGCTGAGGGAGAATGAGAAATTGAAAAGTATTGACGGAGTGAAAAGAGACTGTGTATTAAACAGATTGTCTTACTTTCATTGCATAACTGGGTTTCCCCCTGACCTTTTACATGATCTTTTGGAGGGTATTGTACCTttggagctgtgtttgtgtttgaaaaaattTATCGGAAAAAAGTACTTTACGTTACATCATTTGAACACTGTCATACAGCGGTTCCCTTATAAATTTTCTGATAAAACTAACAGGCCACAGAAACTTTCAGAGAAAGTACTTGTGAGTGAAACTATTGGAGGCAACGGCCATGAGAATTGGACTCTGTTGAGGTTGTTGCCTTTACTCATAGGTGATGTTGTACCTGAAAATGATGATGCTTGGTGTGTAATTCTGGAACTTAAAGACATTGTGGAACTTTTGGCATCCTCCACATTTACAGAGGAAAGCTTGTGTTACCTTGAAGGCAAAATAAGTGAACACAGAAAACTTTTACAGAATGCGTTTCCAGGCCTGAGACTCAAGCCAAAGCACCACTTTCTGGAACACTATCCTCATTTGATCCGCTGCTTTGGACCACTTGTTGATTTTTGGACAATACGTTTCGAAGCAAAAcatagttttttcaaaaaagtggTCCGTGATGTCAATAATTTCAAAAACATTCTATTGACATTGTCCCTCAGACACCAACTTATGTTGGCATACTACCTGGATGTGCCTAATCTGTTCAAACCAACCGTGGAAGTTAAAGGAGCATCAAATGTTTCCGTGGACATTCTGACTGCCTCTGTCAAGCAAGTGATTAAGAAGAAATTTGGAACTCTAAGCAGTGTATCACTGGCCACAACAGCATTCATACATGGAACAAAATATACTAAGGGAATGTTTGTGTCAATTGGAAGCACAAGTGGACTTCCTGATTTTTGTAAAGTAGTCCATGTGTTGCTTGTATGCAACaagcttttctttgttgttgaacCTTTCTCAGCTTGGTATCTGGAGCACCTCAGGTGTTACGAAGTCTGCAAGAGAGACCCCGCACAACTGATCGTAGCTGAACCTGAAGAGCTCAACCACTACACCCCCTTGACAGCATACACTGTGCAAGAGAGATTCCTGGTTTCTCCAAAGGCGTTTCTTGTTCATTGA
- the LOC117815745 gene encoding beta-1,3-galactosyltransferase 2-like: MGDQWTGSGGRGVKRHLGESLCRRKLPALCSKFKFLLLLCVLLLMMFFSMSDDCQSLWDSFPLYEHYQKLLSQTRQFYLPGSNVTVAPNKIFETTNIPSTVPPTVATIVASTAALAGIQYHKAYPRNYHFIMDNTEVCKNQIPFLVLVVPVTPTNVAARDAIRQTWGNKRQVQGEVVLTMFMLGSYGVVNVELQEKLKQENEKHHDLIQSDFRDTYKNLTIKTMVIMDWLATRCPTAAYAMKIDSDMFLNIDNLVIMLQKPGIPKMNYLTGMLMWNRPVVRSKNSKWYVPVEMYPEPQYPLYTLGMGYVFSNDLPEKFVEASKSIKPFNIEDAYIGMCMKKLGLKPTGPPNASQFKAYNSKYNRCSFSKAITYILGSSKQLISFWTDLKKPGPPCG; the protein is encoded by the coding sequence acATCTTGGTGAGAGCCTGTGTCGTAGGAAGCTGCCAGCACTTTGCTCTAAGTTCAAGTTCCTGCTCCTGCTTTGTGTGCTGCTTCTCATGATGTTTTTCTCCATGTCTGACGACTGTCAGTCATTGTGGGACAGCTTCCCCCTTTATGAACACTACCAGAAGTTGCTCAGTCAGACCAGACAGTTTTATCTACCTGGTTCTAATGTCACAGTCGCACCAAACAAAATCTTTGAAACTACTAATATACCATCTACTGTACCGCCTACTGTAGCAACAATAGTAGCATCTACTGCAGCACTGGCAGGGATTCAGTACCACAAAGCCTACCCACGCAACTACCACTTTATCATGGATAACACAGAGGTATGCAAGAACCAGATCCCTTTCCTGGTTTTGGTGGTTCCTGTGACGCCAACAAATGTTGCAGCTCGGGATGCAATCAGGCAGACGTGGGGCAACAAGAGGCAGGTTCAGGGTGAGGTGGTGCTCACCATGTTCATGCTAGGATCCTATGGAGTAGTTAACgtggagctgcaggagaagCTCAAACAGGAGAATGAGAAGCACCATGACCTGATCCAGAGCGACTTCAGGGACACTTACAAAAATCTCACCATCAAAACTATGGTGATCATGGACTGGCTGGCCACACGCTGCCCTACAGCAGCGTACGCCATGAAGATCGACTCAGATATGTTCCTGAATATTGATAATCTAGTGATCATGCTACAGAAGCCAGGTATCCCTAAGATGAACTATCTTACAGGGATGCTAATGTGGAACCGTCCAGTTGTGCGCTCGAAGAATTCCAAGTGGTACGTCCCTGTGGAGATGTACCCAGAGCCACAGTACCCACTGTACACTCTGGGCATGGGATACGTCTTCTCCAACGATCTTCCAGAGAAATTTGTGGAGGCGTCAAAGTCAATCAAACCCTTCAACATAGAGGACGCTTATATCGGAATGTGCATGAAGAAGCTGGGACTAAAACCCACAGGGCCGCCAAATGCCTCCCAGTTCAAGGCCTACAACTCAAAATATAATCGCTGCTCTTTCTCTAAAGCCATCACCTACATCCTCGGGTCCTCAAAGCAGCTGATAAGCTTCTGGACTGACTTGAAGAAACCAGGACCCCCCTGTGGATAA
- the LOC117815747 gene encoding uncharacterized protein LOC117815747, which produces MKSDILDKLAEVIYVHNPYPKSEEYDQVAQALINKHPCLREPGSVHGWFCWKFSLKFKMGNFRQKLRVAGCSELKVNSRTSGPAGPKKLKRAKKSEVNFLPDFPEGMIQSNLDMDRSAMAVEMKKRKVDWKQIGDMMNDTFPLRRKEIVEDEPLVAEVKERWPALFSEQQIVAEFARLTSVDLKGSLFAGIDQYLARFLELYKAKSGIVGLTRLTRQLDEDSSTQRKRTVLLLGLPHYLRDDPSHFFKTVEATDDEQVFTKEMKVGIVMVKEGEDIVDVSVILEEAVVLCGLKDIPDAVAMLMGLLYALNIDYPKELKYTFEVIQKVLMNIGGGQCSSLVHGLRNRLLRKTM; this is translated from the exons ATGAAATCGGACATCTTGGATAAGTTAGCAGAAGTGATATATGTCCACAACCCCTACCCAAAATCTGAAGAGTATGATCAAGTGGCCCAAGCTCTCATCAACAAGCATCCTTGTCTGAGGGAACCAGGGTCTGTCCATGGGTGGTTTTGTTGGAAGttcagtttgaagtttaaaatgGGTAACTTCAGACAGAAGCTGCGAGTGGCCGGGTGCTCTGAGCTCAAAGTAAACTCTCGTACCTCTGGTCCAGCTGGGCCAAAAAAACTGAAGAGGGCCAAAAAGTCAGAGGTGAATTTTCTGCCAGATTTTCCAGAAGGGATGATACAAAGTAATCTTGACATGGACAGATCAGCCATGGCCGTTgagatgaagaaaagaaaagttgacTGGAAGCAAATTGGTGATATGATGAATGACACATTCCCTTTACGGAGAAAAGAGATTGTTGAAGATGAACCACTTGTGGCAGAAGTCAAAGAAAGATGGCCAGCATTGTTCTCTGAACAGCAG aTTGTAGCTGAATTTGCTCGCCTGACATCTGTTGACCTGAAAGGCTCCCTATTTGCTGGGATTGACCAGTACCTGGCAAGGTTCCTGGAGCTGTACAAAGCCAAGAGTGGCATAGTGGGACTGACCAGGCTCACAAGACAGCTTGATGAAGAC agttccacacagaggaagaggactgTTCTTCTGCTGGGCCTTCCTCATTATCTCAGAGATGATCCCTCACATTTTTTCAAGACTGTGGAG GCTACAGATGATGAGCAGGTGTTCACCAAGGAGATGAAAGTGGGCATTGTGATggtgaaagaaggagaagacatCGTTGATGTATCAGTCATCCTTGAGGAGGCGGTAGTCCTGTGTGGTCTGAAGGACATCCCAGACGCTGTTGCTATGCTGATGGGCCTTCTTTATGCCCTCAACATTGACTATCCAAAGGAACTGAAGTACACATTTGAAGTGATTCAGAAAGTCCTCATGAACATTGGTGGCGGACAGTGTTCCTCACTTGTGCATGGTTTAAGAAACCGACTCCTGCGGAAAACCATGTAA